In the genome of Pseudoglutamicibacter cumminsii, one region contains:
- the rplQ gene encoding 50S ribosomal protein L17, which translates to MPTPTKGPRLGGSPAHQRLILSNMAGELFTHGRLKTTLTRAKRLRPFAEKLITTAKAGDLNARRRVQSAIAPRSATNKNAVYELLTNIAPAMAERNGGYTRITKIGNRSGDNAPMAVIELVMEPVSPKQAVVKEAEKATEQAAPEVETQEDAPANVAEMDEAATPVEDTEAKAEEADAKEDK; encoded by the coding sequence ATGCCAACCCCAACTAAGGGCCCACGCCTCGGCGGTAGCCCGGCGCACCAGCGCCTCATTTTGTCCAACATGGCAGGTGAGCTTTTCACTCACGGCCGTTTGAAGACCACGCTGACCCGTGCAAAGCGTCTGCGTCCGTTCGCTGAGAAGCTGATCACGACTGCTAAGGCTGGCGACCTCAACGCTCGCCGCCGCGTACAGTCCGCGATCGCTCCACGTTCCGCAACGAACAAGAACGCTGTGTACGAGCTGCTGACCAACATCGCGCCTGCAATGGCTGAGCGTAACGGTGGTTACACCCGTATCACCAAGATCGGTAACCGTTCCGGTGACAACGCACCGATGGCTGTTATCGAGCTCGTCATGGAGCCGGTTTCCCCTAAGCAGGCTGTTGTGAAGGAAGCTGAGAAGGCTACCGAGCAGGCTGCACCAGAGGTGGAGACCCAGGAGGATGCTCCAGCCAACGTTGCTGAGATGGATGAAGCCGCAACCCCGGTTGAAGACACCGAAGCTAAGGCTGAAGAAGCTGACGCGAAGGAAGACAAGTAA
- the rpsK gene encoding 30S ribosomal protein S11 — protein MPPKGQATSAARKPRRVVKKNVAQGHAHIKSTFNNTIVSITDPTGAVISWASSGQMGFKGSRKSTPYAAQMAAEKAAKEAQHHGMRKVDVFVKGPGSGRETAIRSLQAAGLEVGSIQDVTPVAHNGCRPPKRRRV, from the coding sequence ATGCCCCCAAAGGGTCAGGCCACGAGCGCGGCACGTAAGCCGCGTCGCGTAGTCAAGAAGAATGTTGCGCAGGGTCATGCGCACATCAAGTCCACGTTCAACAACACCATCGTTTCGATCACCGACCCAACCGGTGCTGTGATCTCCTGGGCCTCTTCGGGCCAGATGGGTTTCAAGGGCTCGCGCAAGTCGACCCCGTATGCTGCGCAGATGGCTGCCGAGAAGGCCGCTAAGGAAGCACAGCACCACGGCATGCGCAAGGTAGATGTTTTCGTGAAGGGCCCGGGTTCGGGCCGCGAAACCGCAATCCGTTCGCTTCAGGCTGCAGGCCTCGAGGTTGGCTCCATTCAGGACGTCACCCCGGTTGCACACAACGGCTGCCGCCCGCCGAAGCGTCGTCGCGTCTAG
- the mscL gene encoding large conductance mechanosensitive channel protein MscL, producing the protein MIKGFKDFISQGNVMDLAVAVIIGAAFGKVVDALVEAVLMPAIAMLVGTPNFDEWLVFGSIKVGVLLTAIVNFLLIAAAVYFCIVMPMNKMIERRNRKLGIDPEAEAVDPQVQLLTEIRDALNGTAQGSSGDHVAR; encoded by the coding sequence ATGATCAAAGGCTTTAAAGACTTCATCTCCCAGGGCAACGTCATGGACCTTGCCGTGGCCGTCATCATCGGCGCCGCATTCGGCAAGGTCGTCGACGCACTCGTAGAAGCTGTGCTCATGCCAGCTATCGCGATGCTCGTGGGCACCCCGAACTTCGACGAATGGCTCGTCTTCGGTTCCATCAAGGTCGGCGTACTGCTAACCGCCATCGTGAACTTCCTGCTCATCGCAGCGGCTGTCTACTTCTGCATCGTCATGCCAATGAACAAGATGATCGAGCGCCGCAACCGCAAGCTCGGCATCGACCCGGAAGCAGAAGCTGTCGACCCACAGGTACAGCTGCTCACCGAAATCCGCGATGCCCTCAACGGCACCGCACAGGGCTCCAGTGGCGACCACGTAGCCCGCTAA
- the ppk2 gene encoding polyphosphate kinase 2 — MATSRKGSSNSTAQSTANTAKEDVKPAEASKEQTPMVAESNRELHGEEALYTVSGTTHRREEKDEFLKQFPDDVDYKQLDKTETRFDPIKEAGSDRISQLELDDDAWRQGYPYEKKLGRREYEKEKRKLQIELLKMQRWMQDNDERLVIIFEGRDAAGKGGAIKRFTEHLNPRGARVVALAKPTEVEQTQWYFQRYIQHLPSGGEIVLFDRSWYNRAGVERVMGYCTPRQYVEFMRETPELERMLVNSGIRLVKLWFSVSRAEQLHRFASRGTDPVRQWKLSPTDLASLDKWDAYTEAKQAMFFYTHTGDAPWTVVKSNDKKRARLEAIRHVLNTVDYPGKDPEVVYTPDPLIVGSADRVFEADEGPVGEFPLIDGFATDASNSDD; from the coding sequence ATGGCTACCTCACGCAAAGGCAGCAGCAACTCAACCGCTCAGAGCACGGCGAACACGGCTAAAGAGGACGTGAAGCCAGCAGAGGCATCGAAGGAACAGACTCCGATGGTCGCGGAATCCAACCGCGAGCTCCACGGCGAAGAAGCGCTGTACACCGTAAGCGGTACCACGCACCGCCGTGAGGAAAAGGACGAATTCCTGAAGCAGTTCCCAGACGATGTGGACTACAAGCAGCTCGACAAGACCGAGACCCGCTTCGACCCGATCAAGGAAGCCGGTTCGGACCGCATCTCGCAGCTCGAGCTTGATGACGACGCATGGCGCCAGGGCTACCCATACGAGAAGAAGCTCGGCCGCCGCGAATACGAAAAAGAGAAGCGTAAGCTCCAGATCGAACTGCTCAAGATGCAGCGCTGGATGCAGGACAACGACGAGCGCCTCGTCATCATCTTCGAAGGCCGCGACGCCGCAGGTAAGGGTGGTGCGATCAAGCGTTTCACCGAGCACCTCAACCCGCGTGGCGCTCGGGTCGTCGCGCTCGCTAAGCCAACCGAGGTCGAACAGACCCAGTGGTACTTCCAGCGCTACATCCAGCATCTGCCATCCGGCGGCGAGATCGTGCTGTTCGACCGCTCGTGGTACAATCGCGCCGGCGTTGAGCGCGTCATGGGTTACTGCACCCCACGCCAGTACGTCGAGTTCATGCGTGAAACCCCAGAGCTTGAGCGCATGCTCGTGAACTCCGGCATCCGCTTGGTCAAGCTGTGGTTCTCGGTATCCCGTGCAGAACAGCTGCACCGCTTCGCATCCCGCGGAACCGACCCAGTGCGTCAGTGGAAACTCTCGCCAACCGACCTCGCATCCCTCGACAAGTGGGACGCCTACACCGAGGCCAAGCAGGCGATGTTCTTCTACACCCACACCGGGGACGCTCCATGGACCGTGGTGAAGTCCAACGACAAGAAGCGTGCACGCCTCGAAGCGATCCGCCACGTACTCAACACGGTCGATTACCCAGGTAAGGATCCTGAGGTTGTCTACACGCCGGATCCGCTGATCGTGGGCTCAGCTGACCGCGTGTTCGAGGCCGACGAGGGCCCAGTGGGCGAGTTCCCACTCATCGACGGTTTCGCAACGGACGCCTCAAACTCGGACGACTAA
- the truA gene encoding tRNA pseudouridine(38-40) synthase TruA, whose amino-acid sequence MDMQRFAIRLSYDGTPFSGWARQPNQPSVQQAVEEALFTITRTDVRTVVAGRTDAGVHAIGQMIHCDLLPEAIAKLTVRDNAAPVEETLVRRLNAVLSRTTEQAVIIDSARAVPPGFDARFSALRRHYRYLIADGPHRWNPLRRHDVLFHPRELDPAAMHEAAQGLLGLNDFLSFCKPREHSSTIRDLQEISVTRSPEGFVEARLSADAFCHHMVRTIVGALISVGEDARPVDWPAQRLGERVRDANTKMAAGHALVLKGVDYPDDDAASARAEATRARRDQE is encoded by the coding sequence ATGGATATGCAACGGTTCGCGATTCGGCTTTCGTATGACGGCACGCCTTTTAGCGGGTGGGCCCGCCAACCGAATCAGCCGAGTGTGCAGCAGGCTGTCGAAGAGGCGCTGTTTACGATCACGCGGACGGATGTGCGGACGGTGGTCGCGGGTCGCACGGATGCGGGTGTGCATGCGATAGGGCAGATGATCCACTGTGATCTGTTGCCCGAAGCGATCGCGAAACTCACGGTGCGGGACAACGCGGCCCCCGTTGAGGAGACCCTGGTGCGTCGCCTTAACGCCGTGCTGTCCCGGACTACGGAGCAAGCTGTCATCATCGACTCCGCCCGCGCGGTTCCTCCGGGCTTTGATGCGCGCTTCTCGGCGCTGCGTCGCCACTACCGGTATCTGATCGCTGATGGACCGCACCGTTGGAATCCGCTCCGCCGGCACGATGTTCTTTTTCACCCGCGCGAACTCGATCCCGCCGCGATGCACGAGGCCGCACAAGGCCTTTTGGGACTCAACGATTTCTTGTCGTTCTGTAAGCCCCGCGAACACTCCTCAACGATCCGCGACCTCCAGGAGATCAGCGTGACGCGCTCGCCGGAGGGCTTCGTTGAGGCGCGGCTGAGCGCGGACGCGTTTTGCCACCACATGGTGCGCACGATCGTCGGCGCTCTCATCAGCGTCGGCGAAGATGCGCGACCCGTGGACTGGCCTGCGCAGCGGCTGGGGGAGCGGGTGCGCGATGCTAACACCAAGATGGCGGCGGGGCACGCGTTGGTCTTGAAGGGCGTTGACTATCCGGATGACGATGCGGCCTCGGCTCGCGCTGAAGCGACCCGCGCCCGCCGGGATCAGGAATAG
- the rpsM gene encoding 30S ribosomal protein S13 produces MARLAGVDIPRDKRAIIALTYIYGVGKTRAAETLEATGIDPNTRIKDLSDDQLVKLRDHIEGSYTVEGDLRREVAADIRRKVEIGSYQGVRHRQGLPVHGQRTKTNARSRKGPKQTVAGKKKAR; encoded by the coding sequence ATGGCTCGTCTCGCCGGTGTTGATATTCCGCGCGATAAGCGCGCAATCATCGCACTCACCTACATCTATGGCGTGGGCAAGACCCGTGCCGCCGAGACCCTCGAAGCAACGGGCATCGACCCAAACACGCGCATCAAGGATCTCAGCGACGATCAGCTCGTGAAGCTGCGCGACCACATCGAGGGCTCCTACACGGTTGAAGGTGACCTTCGCCGTGAGGTTGCAGCCGACATTCGCCGCAAGGTCGAAATCGGCTCCTACCAGGGTGTGCGTCACCGTCAGGGCCTCCCGGTCCACGGTCAGCGCACCAAGACCAACGCTCGCTCGCGCAAGGGTCCTAAGCAGACCGTTGCCGGTAAGAAGAAGGCCCGCTAA
- a CDS encoding DNA-directed RNA polymerase subunit alpha, translating to MLIAQRPTLTEDQLSETRSRFTLEPLEPGFGYTIGNSLRRTLLSSIPGAAVTSVRIEGVLHEFTTVEGVKEDVTEIVLNVKQLSVSSEHDEPVVAYLRKQGPGVVTAGDISAPAGVEIHNPELEIATLNENGNFDMELTIERGRGYVSAAQNKREDSEIGRIPVDSIYSPVLKVTFRVDATRVEQRTDFDKLVLDVETKPSMSPRDAVASAGVTLVGLFGLAHELNTESEGVEIGPSPTDEQAAADMALPIEDLELTVRSYNCLKREGVHTVGELVARSEADLMDIRNFGAKSIDEVKSKLDELGLALKDSPAGYEAPLADDDYETEEF from the coding sequence GTGCTAATTGCACAGCGCCCGACCCTGACCGAAGATCAGCTGTCTGAGACCCGTTCACGCTTCACCCTTGAGCCGCTTGAGCCAGGTTTTGGCTACACGATCGGTAACTCTCTTCGCCGTACTCTGCTTTCGTCCATCCCGGGTGCCGCTGTAACCAGCGTGCGCATCGAGGGTGTTCTGCACGAGTTCACGACCGTTGAGGGTGTCAAGGAGGACGTCACTGAGATCGTTCTCAACGTGAAGCAACTCTCCGTTTCCTCTGAGCATGACGAACCAGTTGTTGCATACCTGCGCAAGCAGGGCCCTGGCGTTGTCACCGCTGGTGACATCTCCGCACCTGCTGGTGTTGAGATCCACAACCCAGAGCTTGAGATCGCAACGCTCAACGAAAACGGAAACTTCGATATGGAGCTCACCATTGAGCGCGGCCGCGGCTACGTGTCCGCCGCTCAGAACAAGCGTGAAGATTCCGAGATCGGCCGTATCCCGGTTGACTCGATCTACTCGCCTGTTCTCAAAGTGACGTTCCGTGTGGACGCAACCCGTGTTGAACAGCGCACTGACTTCGACAAGCTCGTTCTCGATGTTGAGACGAAGCCGTCGATGTCCCCGCGTGATGCTGTTGCTTCCGCCGGTGTGACCCTCGTTGGTCTGTTCGGCTTGGCACACGAGCTCAACACGGAATCCGAAGGCGTCGAGATCGGCCCATCCCCAACGGATGAGCAGGCAGCAGCTGACATGGCTCTGCCGATTGAAGATCTTGAGCTTACGGTGCGTTCGTACAACTGCCTGAAGCGCGAGGGTGTCCACACCGTTGGTGAGTTGGTAGCCCGCTCTGAGGCGGATCTCATGGACATCCGTAACTTCGGCGCAAAGTCGATTGATGAGGTCAAGTCCAAGCTCGACGAGCTGGGTCTTGCACTCAAGGATTCTCCAGCAGGATACGAAGCTCCTCTGGCGGATGACGACTACGAAACTGAAGAGTTCTGA
- the rpsI gene encoding 30S ribosomal protein S9, protein MAQNEELTEGQVPSTYTTESAPVAEATEATPRNLTVAGSAVGRRKRAIARVRVVPGSGKWTLNGRELAEYFPNKLHQQEVNDPFTVLELEGAYDVIARIHGGGPSGQAGALRLGIARALNEIDRENNRPALKKAGFLTRDARVIESKKAGLKKARKAPQYSKR, encoded by the coding sequence GTGGCTCAGAACGAAGAGCTCACCGAGGGCCAGGTTCCCTCGACTTACACGACTGAATCCGCTCCGGTCGCAGAAGCAACCGAAGCAACCCCACGCAACCTGACCGTTGCTGGCTCCGCTGTTGGCCGCCGTAAGCGCGCGATCGCTCGCGTTCGCGTTGTTCCAGGCTCCGGCAAGTGGACCCTCAACGGCCGTGAACTCGCCGAGTACTTCCCGAACAAGCTGCACCAGCAGGAAGTGAACGATCCGTTCACCGTTCTGGAGCTCGAAGGCGCTTACGATGTGATCGCTCGCATCCACGGCGGTGGCCCATCCGGCCAGGCCGGTGCTCTGCGCCTCGGTATCGCTCGCGCGCTCAACGAGATTGACCGCGAGAACAACCGCCCAGCGCTCAAGAAGGCTGGCTTCCTGACCCGCGACGCTCGCGTCATCGAGTCGAAGAAGGCTGGTCTCAAGAAGGCGCGCAAGGCTCCACAGTACTCGAAGCGTTAA
- the glmM gene encoding phosphoglucosamine mutase, which translates to MTRLFGTDGVRGRANKLLTPELAMSLAQSASVVLGFNDIEGSRKPVAVVAKDPRISGSFISAAIEAGLSASGVEVYDAGTLPTPAAAYLVADLEADFGVMISASHNPAPDNGIKFLARGGQKLDDALEDAIESRMQLEPLRPQGGDVGRVYRFADAEDRYVMHLLQTLPNRLDGLKIVIDAAHGAASGCSPDAFRAAGAEVVVIGASPDGLNINEGCGSTHLEMLQKAVVEHGADMGVAHDGDADRCLTVDHEGNVIDGDKEMAILAIAMHEAGKLKDDTLVVTVMSNLGLKLAMNEHGINVVETAVGDRYVLEEMRKNGYSLGGEQSGHVIMQEFATTGDGVLTGLHLAARVAATGKSLKELGDAVTVLPQVLINVRGVDKAGVGSSEQIQEAVAEAEERLGDTGRVLLRPSGTEPVVRVMVEAATEEQATDEARRLAQTVQTALPLG; encoded by the coding sequence ATGACTCGACTATTCGGCACCGATGGCGTGCGCGGCAGAGCAAATAAACTCCTAACCCCGGAGCTGGCGATGAGCCTCGCTCAGTCAGCGTCCGTGGTTTTGGGCTTCAACGACATCGAAGGCAGCCGGAAACCGGTTGCGGTCGTCGCGAAGGATCCGCGCATTTCGGGCTCCTTCATCTCCGCGGCAATCGAGGCGGGGCTCTCAGCATCCGGCGTTGAGGTCTACGATGCGGGCACGCTCCCAACCCCGGCCGCGGCGTATCTGGTAGCAGACCTGGAAGCGGATTTCGGCGTCATGATTTCGGCGTCCCACAACCCGGCACCAGACAACGGGATCAAGTTCCTGGCACGCGGTGGGCAGAAGCTCGATGACGCGCTTGAGGACGCGATCGAGTCCCGCATGCAGCTTGAACCGTTGCGTCCGCAAGGCGGCGATGTGGGCCGCGTGTACCGCTTCGCTGATGCGGAAGACCGGTACGTGATGCACCTGTTGCAGACGCTGCCGAACCGCCTGGACGGCCTTAAGATCGTGATCGATGCGGCGCATGGTGCGGCTTCTGGTTGTTCTCCGGACGCGTTCCGCGCGGCGGGCGCTGAGGTTGTGGTGATCGGTGCGTCCCCGGATGGCTTGAACATCAACGAAGGCTGCGGTTCGACGCACCTCGAGATGCTGCAGAAGGCTGTTGTTGAACACGGCGCCGATATGGGTGTCGCTCACGATGGCGACGCTGACCGCTGTTTGACCGTTGACCACGAGGGCAACGTGATCGATGGCGACAAGGAGATGGCGATCCTTGCGATCGCGATGCACGAGGCCGGCAAGCTCAAGGATGACACGCTGGTGGTTACGGTCATGAGCAACCTGGGTCTCAAGCTCGCGATGAATGAGCACGGCATCAACGTTGTTGAGACCGCGGTGGGCGACCGCTACGTTCTCGAAGAGATGCGTAAGAACGGTTATTCGCTGGGCGGTGAGCAGTCCGGTCACGTGATTATGCAGGAATTCGCGACGACGGGCGATGGCGTGCTCACGGGCCTGCATCTTGCCGCGCGGGTTGCCGCGACTGGTAAGTCGCTCAAGGAGCTCGGCGATGCTGTCACGGTTTTGCCGCAGGTCCTGATCAACGTGCGCGGCGTCGATAAGGCGGGTGTTGGATCTTCTGAACAGATCCAGGAGGCTGTGGCTGAGGCGGAGGAACGCTTGGGTGACACGGGCCGCGTGCTGTTGCGCCCATCGGGCACTGAGCCGGTGGTGCGCGTGATGGTTGAGGCCGCTACCGAGGAGCAGGCCACCGATGAGGCGCGCCGCTTGGCGCAGACGGTGCAGACGGCGCTGCCGCTGGGGTAG
- the infA gene encoding translation initiation factor IF-1, which yields MGKKEGVIELEGTVTEALPNAMFRVRLQNDHVVLATISGKMRQHYIRILPEDRVVVELTPYDLNRGRIVYRYK from the coding sequence ATGGGTAAGAAAGAAGGAGTCATCGAGCTGGAGGGCACCGTTACGGAGGCTCTACCAAACGCGATGTTCCGTGTTCGTTTGCAAAATGATCACGTAGTTCTGGCAACGATCTCTGGAAAGATGCGCCAGCACTACATCCGAATTCTTCCCGAGGACCGCGTGGTCGTTGAACTGACCCCGTATGACCTCAACCGTGGACGGATTGTCTACCGCTACAAGTGA
- the rpmJ gene encoding 50S ribosomal protein L36, whose translation MKVHPSVKPICDDCRVIRRHGVVMVICSNPRHKQRQG comes from the coding sequence GTGAAGGTCCATCCGAGCGTGAAGCCAATCTGCGACGACTGCCGCGTCATTCGTCGCCACGGCGTCGTTATGGTTATTTGCTCCAACCCTCGCCACAAGCAGCGCCAGGGCTAA
- the rplM gene encoding 50S ribosomal protein L13, translating to MRTYSPKAENVERDWYIIDAEDVVLGRLASQAATLLRGKHKPTFAPHNDQGDYVIIINAEKVALTGAKLEQKRAYRHTGFPGGLRSTNYAELLEKNPTLAVEKAVKGMLPHTRLGKQQLTKLKVYRGAEHPHAAQQPKTFEITQVSQ from the coding sequence GTGCGTACGTACTCTCCTAAGGCCGAAAACGTCGAGCGCGATTGGTACATCATCGACGCTGAGGACGTTGTTTTGGGCCGCCTCGCAAGCCAGGCCGCAACCCTGCTGCGCGGTAAGCACAAGCCGACTTTCGCCCCACACAATGACCAGGGCGACTACGTCATCATCATCAACGCTGAGAAGGTTGCCCTCACCGGCGCCAAGCTCGAACAGAAGCGCGCATACCGTCACACCGGTTTCCCGGGCGGTCTGCGCTCCACCAACTACGCTGAGCTTCTGGAGAAGAACCCGACGCTCGCAGTGGAGAAGGCTGTCAAGGGCATGCTGCCTCACACCCGCCTGGGTAAGCAGCAGCTGACCAAGCTGAAGGTGTACCGCGGTGCAGAGCACCCACACGCCGCTCAGCAGCCTAAGACCTTCGAAATCACGCAGGTCTCCCAGTAA